In Gopherus flavomarginatus isolate rGopFla2 chromosome 1, rGopFla2.mat.asm, whole genome shotgun sequence, a single genomic region encodes these proteins:
- the LOC127042772 gene encoding uncharacterized protein LOC127042772, with translation MDTLDLCPTPPVRLHLPLNLCSTPNLRLPLHLHPPSNLHPPSNLHSTPPLPLHLHPPSNLHSTPPLPLHLHPPSNLHSTPPPPLHLHPPSNLHSTPPPPLHLHPPSNLHLTPPPPLHLHPPSNLHSTPPPPLHLHPPSNLHSTPPLHLQPPSNLHSTPPPPLHLHPPSNLHSTPPPPLHLHPPSNLHSTPPPPQHLHPPSNLHSTPPPPLHLHPPSNLHSTPPLPLYLHPPSNLSLPLHLHPPSNLHPTPPRPRFGTFLRTCARLHPRPHIGTRL, from the coding sequence ATGGACACTCTGGACCTGTGCCCGACACCACCCGTGCGACTGCACTTACCTCTGAACCTGTGCTCAACCCCGAACCTCCGCCTTCCCCTGCATCTGCACCCGCCTTCGAACCTGCACCCACCTTCAAACCTGCACtcgaccccacccctgcccctgcatCTGCACCCGCCTTCAAACCTGCACtcgaccccacccctgcccctgcatCTGCACCCGCCTTCGAACCTGCACTCGACCCCACCCCCGCCTCTGCATCTGCACCCACCTTCGAACCTGCACTcgaccccacccccgcccctgcaTCTGCACCCACCTTCGAACCTGCACTtgaccccacccccgcccctgcaTCTGCACCCACCTTCGAACCTGCACTcgaccccacccccgcccctgcaTCTGCACCCACCTTCAAACCTGCACtcgaccccacccctgcatctgCAGCCGCCTTCGAACCTGCACTcgaccccacccccgcccctgcaTCTGCACCCACCTTCGAACCTGCACTcgaccccacccccgcccctgcaTCTGCACCCGCCTTCGAACCTGCACTcgaccccacccccgccccagcaTCTGCACCCGCCTTCGAACCTGCACTcgaccccacccccgcccctgcaTCTGCACCCGCCTTCGAACCTGCACtcgaccccacccctgcccctgtaTCTGCACCCGCCTTCAAACCTGAGCCTGCCCCTTCATCTGCACCCACCTTCGAACTTGCACCCGACTCCACCCCGACCCCGCTTCGGCACCTTCCTTCGAACCTGCGCCCgactccacccccgcccccacatcGGCACCCGCCTTTGA